One part of the Rhodopirellula islandica genome encodes these proteins:
- a CDS encoding tRNA modification GTPase, with product MTSEADDTIAAIASPMAPAPRGIVRLSGHDCLDVLCRMEILDSAESIGRRSFRASKRLALGEPLGAIDVDVMVWPTQRSYTGQPSAELHLMGSPPLLQSSLDAAIRAGARAARPGEFTMRSFLAGRLDLTQAEAVLGVIEAEDRGSLDQALSQLAGNLSRPLQSARSTLLDLLADVEAGLDFVDEDIEFISDEVLVRRLDELRALLSQTRSQLSDRGGASPTIRVVLRGLPNAGKSRLLNVLSRTESAIVTDQAGTTRDLVTVESSWGGHSFQLIDTAGLESREESDPEARVSREAQLQAAEAARGADVHVWCMDATLGGDFEFLRNPDAVVPDAKRSAELICVATKRDLMPADWEGDLMQADFALSSESGAGVEKLIESLVGFAEQRDAGETGNVIGTAARCQDSLAAAMDHLDQAIQWTEQAAGHELVAAEMRLAVEAIGEVTGQVYTDDILDRVFGRFCIGK from the coding sequence GTGACCTCGGAAGCGGATGACACCATCGCCGCCATCGCCTCGCCGATGGCGCCCGCGCCTCGCGGGATCGTGCGTCTGTCAGGTCATGACTGCCTCGATGTGTTGTGTCGGATGGAGATCTTGGACTCGGCCGAATCGATCGGTCGACGTTCGTTTCGAGCGTCGAAGAGGCTCGCTCTCGGGGAGCCGCTCGGTGCCATCGATGTCGACGTGATGGTTTGGCCGACCCAGCGCAGCTACACCGGACAGCCTTCGGCGGAACTGCATCTGATGGGGTCGCCGCCGTTGTTGCAATCCAGTTTGGATGCGGCCATTCGGGCCGGGGCCAGAGCCGCGCGTCCAGGTGAGTTCACGATGCGTTCGTTCTTGGCTGGACGATTGGATCTGACGCAAGCCGAGGCGGTGCTCGGCGTGATCGAAGCGGAGGATCGCGGCAGTTTGGATCAAGCGCTGTCGCAATTGGCCGGCAACCTTTCGCGGCCGTTGCAATCCGCTCGTTCAACCTTGTTGGATTTGCTGGCGGACGTGGAAGCCGGGTTGGATTTTGTCGACGAAGACATTGAGTTCATCTCCGATGAAGTGTTGGTGCGACGGCTCGATGAACTTCGTGCTCTGCTTTCACAAACGCGTTCGCAGCTCAGTGATCGAGGGGGGGCGTCGCCAACGATTCGGGTTGTCCTGCGAGGGTTGCCCAATGCGGGGAAGAGCCGGTTGCTCAATGTCTTGTCGCGTACCGAGTCGGCGATCGTGACCGATCAGGCCGGGACGACTCGTGATCTGGTCACGGTGGAGTCGAGCTGGGGCGGTCATTCGTTTCAATTGATCGACACGGCGGGGTTGGAATCACGAGAGGAGTCGGATCCGGAGGCACGTGTTTCGCGCGAGGCTCAGTTGCAGGCGGCGGAAGCGGCCCGTGGAGCGGACGTGCACGTGTGGTGCATGGATGCGACCCTCGGCGGCGATTTTGAATTCTTGAGAAACCCTGATGCGGTTGTGCCGGATGCCAAGCGATCGGCAGAACTGATCTGCGTCGCGACCAAACGAGATTTGATGCCAGCGGATTGGGAGGGTGATTTGATGCAGGCGGACTTCGCTCTCAGCAGTGAGTCGGGGGCGGGCGTGGAGAAATTGATCGAGAGCCTGGTCGGTTTCGCGGAACAGCGGGACGCCGGAGAGACGGGCAATGTGATCGGCACCGCCGCACGCTGCCAGGATTCGTTGGCTGCCGCGATGGATCACCTGGACCAAGCGATACAGTGGACGGAACAAGCCGCGGGACACGAATTGGTGGCCGCAGAAATGCGTCTGGCTGTTGAGGCGATCGGGGAAGTGACCGGTCAGGTCTACACCGATGATATTCTGGACCGCGTGTTCGGCCGGTTTTGCATTGGCAAATAG